The Pelagicoccus enzymogenes region TCCTTGCCGATCTCCTGCACCCGGTCCTCGCTGCTCTCGCTTTCGGTTTCGCTATTGCCGACAATGACCTCGGTCCCGGTCGGCATCTTGCTCCAATCCTTGATTTCGCTCCCCTTGCGGGTCCTTCCATCGGGAAAGCGATAGAGCGTGTCGGAGGACTTGTAGCGCCCTCGAGCAATGTCCCAAGCGGATCGACCGGGACGGATGACATTAGAGGCCGCCTCCCCTGCACTGGCCCCGCTTCCGGCCGCGGGATCCGCCCCGTACAGAACCCGCTCGAGCGTTTGATCCGCTACCACCAAACGTCCCGCTCGCACATCGGGGTCGAAGGAGGGCTTTCCGCTGAGGCCTAGCTCTTCTCGCACACTGCTTCGCGCCATCAGCATGGCACAGCGCTTGCGGCCGCGGTGCGGCGAAGGGTGCCAGCGGTTGGGGCGGCCGTAGGCAACCATGGAATGCGGCAGCACCTTGCTGTCCGGAATCTTGTAGACGCTCTGCAATTGGCGCAGCAGCTCCTTCACCGCGCGCTTTTGAGCGTTCGTCATGGGACGGTCGTGGTAGCCGACAACCTCGATGCCGAGGGAAACGCTGTCCAGGTTGGCCTGCCCTTGCCACATGCTTCTGCCCGCATGCATGGCGATACGATTGCGATCGATGATGCGGTAGACGGTGCCGTCAGTATCCACCATGTAGTGGGCTTCTCCATACTTTCTCAGCTTATCGAGGCTTCCCTTGGCCGGACCTTCCGTGGTGTGCAGTATGATGTACTCCGTGGACCGACGCGGGGACCGCTCCTTGTTCAGCGGACTGAATCGATTGACCAAGTTCAATCCGTGGGCGGGCAGGATCGCCAGCAGCAGGCAGGCTACGACGAAACCGGATAATCGAAAGGTCCTGGTACTCCGAGCGCGCATCGTGCCACTACCCTAGCCCCGCCCCAGCCTAAGAAAAGATAAAAGAGAGCTTCCGACGCTCGAGGGGATACGAGCCGCCTTGAGCCTCTGTTTTGTATCTGGGAATAGAATACACTGACGAAAACGCCTCAAGCGTCCTCTTCGGTGTAGAACTTCTCATGGGCAAACAAATCGAGCTTGTGCATGGCCAGTCCGAGCGCGGCGAAGGAGGCGCCTGCCTCCGCATCGACTTCCCCGCGCTGCACCCAACGTTGCACCCGCCGGAAACGCGCCCCCAGCGAAAGCGCTTCGTCCGTTTCACCCGTCGCCACCAGGAGCTTGCGCACCTTGTCCGCCTTGCGGCGCCCTTGCTTCACCAGCCGATGGGCCTCCTCGTAGGAAATCGCCCCCGACTGGGCTTCCTTGAAGACCCCGCACTCGAAAGAACGGCATTGGGCCGGACGCTGCGAGTAGATGGCGCAGGCGCAGTCCTCACCCAAGGCCCGACAGGGCTGACGCAAAAAGGCCACCGGAAGCTTCGCTCGGGAAAGCTTCACCGGCATGCCCAAGCGCTTCAGGTCCTCAGCGCTCTCCTCCGGCTGCAGGCGGACATTGTCAAAAAGCGACCCGTCGCAGCACATCCCGCAAGCGAGACAAAGTTGTTCTCCAGAATTCACGGCAACACTCCCGCTCAAGCCTATCCCGCTAGCAAGCTCCGAGTTGCCGGCACCCAAGCACACGGGACATACCCCTCTCGCGCGAAATCAGCTATGACCAAAGTCATATCGCCCTAAAAAAGCGGCATGCTCTTTAGTGAGACGCCCGCTAATCGTTTACTTGGGCCGCCCCCTCAGCCCTAATCAGGCTGCTATGCGCAAACTCCAATACTCCGCCACCGCTCTCGCCCTCGCGGCGCTCGCCCCCTTCGCCCAATCCGCAGAACCGGTCGCTTTCGACTGGTTCAGCTACCGCGGAAACGACGCAGTCTTCGACACGCCGCCGCCCGCCGGGCAATTCCAAAACCCCATCCTCGCCGGCTTCTATCCAGACCCGAGCTCCTGCCGCGTGGGCGACGACTTTTACGCCACCACCTCGAGCTTCGCCTTCTACCCCGGACTCCCCATCTTCCACAGCACCGATCTCGTCAACTGGAAGCAAATAGGACACGCGCTCGACCGCCCCAGTCAGCTCACCGGCACCGAGGGCCTCCGCTCCTCCCAAGCGATCTTCGCCCCGACCATCCGCCACCACGACGGCGTTTTCTACCTCATTACCACCTCCGTCTACGGCATCAACAACTTCTACGTCACCGCCACAGATCCCGCAGGCCCTTGGTCCGACCCGATTCCGCTGCCCTGGATCGACGGCATCGACCCTTCCCTCTTCTTCGACGAAGACGGCCGCGTCTGGCTCACCCACAACGGTCCCCCTCCCAACAACGATTCCCTCTACGAAGGCCACCGCGCCGTTTGGCTTTGGGAAATCGACCTCGAGACCAACCAACCGATCGGAGAAGGAAAAATCATCATCAACGGCGGCGTCGACCTCTCACAAAAGCCGGTCTGGATCGAAGCCCCACACATCTTCAAAAAGGACGGCTGGTACTACCTGACTTGCGCCGAAGGGGGCACCAGCATCCAGCACTCCCAAGTCGTCTTCCGCACCAAGAGCCTCGACGAGGAATGGGTGCCCTGGGACAACAACCCCATCCTCACCCAGCGCGACCTCCCCGCGGACCGCGAAAACCCCATCATCGCCGCCGGGCACGCCGACTTCCTCGAGCTGGAAAACGGGGACTGGTGGGCCACCTTCCTGGCGATCCGCCCCTACGAAGGCGGCTTCTACAACACCGGCCGCGAAGTCTACATGCTGCCCATCGAGTGGACCGAAGACGGCTGGCCGATGATCCTGGAACAAGGCAAGGAAATCCCCTGGCAGCTCGAACGCCCAGACCTCCCGCTCTCCCAAGAGCCCGTTCCGCCCACCACCGGAAACTTCGCCTGGCGAGACGATTTCGATGCTCCAGAACTTGGATACGAATGGATGTACCTGCGCACGCCACAGGACAACTGGCTCGAACTGAAGGACGGCCAGCTGCAAATCACCCCCAAGAATGTCGGCCTCTCGGAACTGAAAAATCCTTCCTGGATCTCCCGCCGCCAACAACACTCCACCTACCAAGCCGCCACTCAATTCGAAGCTCCAGTCCAAGGAACATCCGCCGGGGTGGCCGCATTCATTCGCGAAGACTACAACTTCTACTGCGGTATCCGAAAAACGGATAAAGGCTACGAGGCCTTTCTCGAAAAGTCGGAAGAAAGCGCCCCGCGCCTCGTAGCAACCCACAAGCTCGAGAACCTCGAAGCTGGAGATCAAGTCATCCTGCGCATCGAGGGCGAGAAAGAGCGCATCTCCTTCTACCTCGAAACGCCTGACGGCGAAATTCTCACTGTCGCCCGAGACGAAGACGCCACCATCCTGACCACCACGCGAGCCTGGAGCTTCATCGGCGCTATGATGGGCCCCTACGCCCGCCTCGAGTCAGGAGAGTAACCCCCGCGGGAAGCGGCCTCGTGCCGCGATTTTGCCCTTGGATTTCAACGCAGGCTGCGGCACCCGAACCGCAGCCTGCTCCCGCGGCGTCCTGTATCCTATATTTTCATACTCGCCCTTGGGCAGCTTGCACGCCCAGCGCGTCGATGCTCGAGAGCGAAAGCCGAGGCGAGGCTGACAGACTCGCCCTTTCTCCGTAGGGTTGCAGCTTGCTGCAGACCGCCACGCAACCCCGTTCCAAAGCCCGACGCGATCGGGACCAAGATCCAAGCCGACAGAAGCTCGAGTTTCAGAGCAGTCCCTAGGCCGTGTAACCGCCCAACCTTCTTCCTTGTCCTCGATGGGAAGCGAAAGCAGCGCTTTCCCATTTTCGCCCAATACTGGCCAACCGTCCTCCCACTCGACCGGCACTAGCCAGGGACTGCGCCCCACCGCCCCGTTGTCCTGAAACAACACCGCATACCAATCTCCTTCCGGAGTATCGATCAAGCACCCCTAGGCCACGCCCTGATCCTGCAAGGCCATGCGCCCCTCGTAGGGGCCTTCCAAGGAATCGGAACGGTGCACGATCTGCGTCCGCATCCCGCCTCGCGGCCAACAGATGTTCATCACGTAGTACATCCCGTCGACCTTGAGCACCTGAGTCCCCTCCGCGTGCAGCATCACGGCCTTGGTTGCTACGGAATGCGCTTGCTCGATCACTATTTCGTTGAAGCCCCCTTCCTTGATGCCCGAGAGGTCGCTGTTCAGCTCGATCAAGCGCAGGTCTCCCCCGCCATACATCATATAAACCTTCTCGTCGTCGAAGATCAAACTGTGGTCATGCAAGGACGGCTGGAAGGAAATCTCCTCCCATTGGCAGGCTTCGATGTCGACCGTAACAAAAATATGGGTACGCCCGCTGGTGCTCGAAAAGGTCGACACGTAGTATTTACCCTCGTGATACCGCAGACTGCTCGTCCAAGAACCCGCTCCGTAAGCATTCTGCCCATTTTCCAAGTTGAGCTTCTCGTTGTCCGCTAGCGTATCGTAGGCGTAGCCCAGCAGCTCCCAATTGACCAAATCCTTCGACTTCATGATGGGCAGCCCCGGGCTCATGTGCATCGTGGCGCTGCTCATGTAGTAGGTGTCGTCCACCCGGATCACCGCCACGTCCGGCACGTCCGCCCAGATGACGGGATTGCGGGCCGGAGCCGCCTTTGAAGCGAAAACACCGAGCAGCGAGCTGACGGTAAGAGAGAAAAGGGCCAATCGTTTCGTCAGGTGGGGATGGTGAAAAGATTTTTGGGAAAAAGCGTGCCGGCGACAAAGGTTTTTCTCGCTGCCGGTAATCCGGCAGTCCGATCGGACGCAGGCAATTCGATGCTCCGATCGTAACCCGCTGAACCAAGGATCGCGAGCCTAAGCCTTGACCCGAGCAACCGGAGCCTCTCAAGCTAGGCACCTCCAAGCTAATACCAACCCACACTGACTTTGCACATGAAAGACAAGAAAATCGGATTCGTAGGACTCGGCCGCATGGGCGGCAACATGGCTCGCTGCCTCAAGGACAAGGGCTACCAAGTTTCCGCCCTCTTCGACATCAACCAGGACCTAGCCCAAGAGCTTGCCACCGAGATCGGCGCCACCGCCTACGGAAGCCTCGCCGCCGTCACCGCCAATGCCGACATCATCCTCACCGTCGTCACCAACGACGCAGCCATGGACGCCATCTTCTTCGGCGACGACAACCTTTTCACCAACGCTTCGGGCAAGCTCTTCATCAACTGCGCCACCCTTACCCCCGCCGTACACGTCAAACTCGAGGAAGCCGCCGCAAAACTGGGGGCCCAAACCCTCGAAGGCTGCATGGCCTCCTCCATCCCCCAAGCCCGCAACGGCGAGCTCTACCTCATGATCGGCGGACAAAAGCCTGTCTTCGAAGCCGCCAAGCCGCTGCTCGACGACCTCAGCAAAGCCCTCACCTACGTTGGCGCCTCCGGCAAGGCCTCCGAAGTGAAAGCCCTCGTCAACATGGTCATGAATATCAACACCGCCGCCCTCGCAGAAGGCCTAGGCCTCGGGGCCGCGCTCGGACTCGACCTGGAAATGCTCTGCAAGGTCTTCAGCCAAACCGGAGCCAACTCCCGCGTTCTCGAAACCGACGCCGAGGACATGCTCAACCGCGACCACGACTGCTTCTTCTCCGCCGCCCACGCCGCCAAGGACTCGGGCATCGCCCTCGAGCTGGGTAAGGCCAAGGGCGTCACCATGCCGCTCGCCCAAGCCACCCTCGCCCAGTACAACAAGCTCTGCGAACTCGGCCTCGGCGAATTGGACAAGTCTGGCATCGCGGAACTCACCTTCCCGGGCCGCAAAGGCAGCGAATAGGCGCAAAGGTAGCAGCCGCTGCTCCAGCGGCCATCCACCATCAAAACAGCACGACTCATTCGTATCCAAATGTTCGACACAATCCGTAACGCCCAAGGCGAAAAACTTGACTACAGCTACCAACAGGCCGATCCCGCGCAGCCCAGCGAATGGCTCTACGTCATCGGGCACGGCGTCACCGGCAACAAGGACCGCCCCATCGTGGCCGACTCCGCCCAGGCCCTCAAGGCCGCCGGCTTCGATACGCTCGCGTTCTCCTTCTCCGGCAACGGCGACTCCGAAGGCCGCTTCCAAGACTCCAACGTCAGCAAGGAAGTCGAGGACCTCGGATCCATCCTCGACGCAGTCGGAGAGCGAAACGTCGCCTACGTCGGGCACTCCATGGGAGCTGCCGTCGGCGTGCTGCGGGCCGCTCGCGATCCGCGCATCCAACGCCTCGTTTCCCTCGCCGGCATGGTCGACACCAAGAAGTTCGCCCTCACCGAGTTTGGCGAAGAGACGCCCGACCAAGGCCTCATGTGGGAAGAAGAAAGCTGCCCGCTCAGCCAGAGCTTCATGACCGACCTCTGCGAGACCGTGGGCAGCGTCCTCGAAAGCGCGAAGTCGGTATCCATCCCTTGGTTACTCCTTCACGGCACGGAGGACGATGTCGTTCTCATCGAAGACAGCGAATCCATCGCCGCCCTCAGCAAGCCGAAGGTCACGCTGCAAAAGATCGAAGGAGCCGACCACTCCTTCAACGAGCTCGCCCGAGCCCCCGCCATGGCCGTCCTCGCCAACTGGGCTCAGAAAAACTCGTAATCAGGTGGGCCGGCCGCTCCGCGGGCGGCAATCGAACGCAATTCAACAGCTAATCAATCGCCCGCGGAGCGGCCGAACCACCTTCTCGAAGCGGCCTCGCGCCCCGATTCCTCAACCTTTGTGGGAAGCGGCCTTGCGCCGCGATTTCTCCACCTTGTGGGAGCGTGCTCGTCACGCGATTTCTCGCAGAGCCTAACTAGAAGCCTTCCGGATTCGGCACGTACTTGCCTCGACAACCTTTCAGGTAGTTCAAGGCATGCACCTGTCCAGTCAGCTCCAGCTCGCCCACGTACACGGGATCGTGCCAGCCTTCGATGTCGATGGTACCCTTGTATCCGCCGCGTCTCAATTCGCTGATGATGTCCGTCCAGTTGCTGTCTCCAAATCCTGGATGCCGGTGCTCGGAGAAGGGCTTCGGCCCGTCCACCCCAAACTCCCGAACCACTTCCGCATAGTTGCTGGCGTCCTTGCCATGCACATGGAAAACCTTGCTCACGTACTTGCGCAGCTGCGGCATCGGCTCGATCAGCTGCCCCATCTGATGGCAGGGCTCCCACTCCAAACCGATGTTGTCGACCGGCAAGGCGTCGAACATCAGCTCCCAAGCCGCCGGATTGAAAGCAATGTTCCAATCGCCGCGTTCCCAATTGCCGCCCATGGGACAATTCTCGAACGCGATACGCACGCCCTTGTCGGCCGCCCGCTTGGACAACTCGCCAAAGACCTCCACGTAACGCTCGATGGACTCTGGCACCGGCACATCCCGCACGCGGCCCGCAAATCCGCAAACCAAGTCCGTACCGTAGAGGTGGGCCTTGTCGATGCACTCCCGCCAGCCTTCGCGGGTCTTTTCGTCGTCTTCCGAATCCCCCAGCGGATTGCCGAAAATGCCGAGTGAGGAAACGATCGCATCGCTGCCCTCGAGGACCTGCCGGGTCTGATCGGCGAGCTTGAGCAAATCCGTTTCGCCCAAGTTTTGCCAAAAGTTGATCTGGAAAGACTCAAAGCCGTGCGGAAGGATCGCCTTGATGTAGTCCGCAGTCTGCGGGCCCTTTCCGGCCAAAGTTCCGATTCGGATATCGTATTCGTTATTTAGTGACATGGCTCTTTGCGGTTCTTTGGTTCTAGAGGGATACTGTTTTATCTTTCTGGTCGGATTCGAAACAGGCGTCCAGCACGCGCTGGATGTCCGCCCCGCGGGCGAAATCCGCTTGGTCCTGCACGCCTGACTCCACCGCCGCGATGAAACGTTCGAAGTTCGTCGGAGTCGTTCCGCAATCCAGCGTTTCCCAAGGCATGGCCTTCCGCCCCAGAATGCGGCTGATCTTCAATGTCGAGTAGCTTTCGTCCAAATCTATCTCGATAGACGCCTTGTCGCCATAGACGTTCAGCTTCAGCGAATTCAAGTGCGGCTGAGCCCAGCGCGTGGTGTGAATCGTCCCCAAGGCGCCGTTGGCGAACTCGGCAGTAATGATCGCCGAATCGTTGGCGTCCAGCTCGTAGCCGCCCATCTTGTTGCCATCGCCCTTGTCGAAAGTCTTCAGCTTGCAATTCACGCTGCGATAATCTCCCACCGGCATGCCCGCGAAGTCCAGGATATGCACCCCGATGTCGCCCAACACGCCCATGCTGCCAGCCTTCGTCGACAAGCGCCAAAGCCACTGCGGACTGGTTTCCCAAAAATTCCATTCGTCTTGGGCCAACCAACTTTGCAGGTAATAAGCGTGCACATGCCGGATCGTACCCAACTCCCCACTACGCGCCAGCTTGCTCGCCATCTGGATCGCCGAACTGTTGCGATAGGAGAAGTTCACCATGTTGATCACCCCAGCTGCCTTCGCCGCCTCGCTCATCTCAAGGGCGTCCTTCGCGTTCAAGGCGAGGGGCTTTTCGCAGAGCACATGCTTGCCCGCCTCGATCGCCTTCAGAGTCAGCGGATGATGGTACGCGTCGGGCACCACGATCGTCACCGCGTCGCACTCCACTTCCGCAAGCAGGCGATCCACATCCGTGTAAGTCGCGTCGATTCCGAATTTCTTGGCAAAATCCGATACGCGTTTCTCGTCCACGTCGCAGGCCGCGACCACCTTGCAATTCTCGATTTTAGAAAAAGACTCCACCTGATGGTGGGCCATTCCCCCTGTGCCAATTACTGCGAGTTTAACCATACGATGCAATACCTCACAAAGGAGCGCTTGCGGTACAAATGGATTCGCTTCAATAAAAGCGACAAGACTAGCACATATCCGACAAACATCGATGCACTCCGATTTCGCAGACAGAAACGCCTTCCAGCGCCAATTGGTCACCGGCTACCTCGAGCGCTTGCTGGCGGGCAAGCACAGCTTTCACTTGCCGCCCCTTCAGCAGCTGCGCACCCGCCACCCCGGCATGCACTTCCACCCCACTCCCGAAGTTTTCCTGCAATGCAGCGGGTCGAACGTCTTCACTTGCCCGGACTCGTCCTTCGAGCTCAAGCCACAGGAAGCCTGCCTCATCCACACCGGCCTCCCGCACGGCGAGATCGGACGCTCTCCCGCCGAAGCTCCCTTCCGCAACCTGGTCATCTGCTTCGAGAACACCCACCTCCGCTTTCTCGAGTCGCTTTGCCAAGACGGAGGCGTCCCCGAGGTTTCCTACGGCGATACCTACATCACCTCCCACGCCGCACAAGCCCTCACCTACCTCAATCGCATTTCCGATCTCACCGCACGCTCCAGCCCCAACGCCCAGCTTCACATCGACGGACTCCTGCGCGCCTTCTTCGCCATCGTCCTGGAAATCCTGGAGGAAGGCGACACCTACCACCGCTCCTACGACATTCGCGTCATCCGCGCCCAGGACATCATCAGCAGCGAGATCAGCGACCCCAAACTCACCATCCAATCCCTCGCAGACCGGCTCGGCTGCAGCGCCGACCACTTCACCCGCCTTTTCCGCCAGCACACGGGCGACACCCCCAACCAATACCTAAAAAGGCGACGTATCCAATACGCCACGACACTC contains the following coding sequences:
- a CDS encoding YkgJ family cysteine cluster protein; translation: MNSGEQLCLACGMCCDGSLFDNVRLQPEESAEDLKRLGMPVKLSRAKLPVAFLRQPCRALGEDCACAIYSQRPAQCRSFECGVFKEAQSGAISYEEAHRLVKQGRRKADKVRKLLVATGETDEALSLGARFRRVQRWVQRGEVDAEAGASFAALGLAMHKLDLFAHEKFYTEEDA
- a CDS encoding N-acetylmuramoyl-L-alanine amidase, whose amino-acid sequence is MRARSTRTFRLSGFVVACLLLAILPAHGLNLVNRFSPLNKERSPRRSTEYIILHTTEGPAKGSLDKLRKYGEAHYMVDTDGTVYRIIDRNRIAMHAGRSMWQGQANLDSVSLGIEVVGYHDRPMTNAQKRAVKELLRQLQSVYKIPDSKVLPHSMVAYGRPNRWHPSPHRGRKRCAMLMARSSVREELGLSGKPSFDPDVRAGRLVVADQTLERVLYGADPAAGSGASAGEAASNVIRPGRSAWDIARGRYKSSDTLYRFPDGRTRKGSEIKDWSKMPTGTEVIVGNSETESESSEDRVQEIGKDGSNAWEIAAGAYNDAETIYFLVDGRVRSGVELSRDNLDTLPKGTRMLVGYVHGGVLSKGRSAYDVAGPKWNLASTFYRFPDGSIVSGKDIDEKNIPSKAMVFYPK
- a CDS encoding alpha/beta hydrolase encodes the protein MFDTIRNAQGEKLDYSYQQADPAQPSEWLYVIGHGVTGNKDRPIVADSAQALKAAGFDTLAFSFSGNGDSEGRFQDSNVSKEVEDLGSILDAVGERNVAYVGHSMGAAVGVLRAARDPRIQRLVSLAGMVDTKKFALTEFGEETPDQGLMWEEESCPLSQSFMTDLCETVGSVLESAKSVSIPWLLLHGTEDDVVLIEDSESIAALSKPKVTLQKIEGADHSFNELARAPAMAVLANWAQKNS
- a CDS encoding glycoside hydrolase family 43 protein; this encodes MRKLQYSATALALAALAPFAQSAEPVAFDWFSYRGNDAVFDTPPPAGQFQNPILAGFYPDPSSCRVGDDFYATTSSFAFYPGLPIFHSTDLVNWKQIGHALDRPSQLTGTEGLRSSQAIFAPTIRHHDGVFYLITTSVYGINNFYVTATDPAGPWSDPIPLPWIDGIDPSLFFDEDGRVWLTHNGPPPNNDSLYEGHRAVWLWEIDLETNQPIGEGKIIINGGVDLSQKPVWIEAPHIFKKDGWYYLTCAEGGTSIQHSQVVFRTKSLDEEWVPWDNNPILTQRDLPADRENPIIAAGHADFLELENGDWWATFLAIRPYEGGFYNTGREVYMLPIEWTEDGWPMILEQGKEIPWQLERPDLPLSQEPVPPTTGNFAWRDDFDAPELGYEWMYLRTPQDNWLELKDGQLQITPKNVGLSELKNPSWISRRQQHSTYQAATQFEAPVQGTSAGVAAFIREDYNFYCGIRKTDKGYEAFLEKSEESAPRLVATHKLENLEAGDQVILRIEGEKERISFYLETPDGEILTVARDEDATILTTTRAWSFIGAMMGPYARLESGE
- a CDS encoding Gfo/Idh/MocA family protein; protein product: MVKLAVIGTGGMAHHQVESFSKIENCKVVAACDVDEKRVSDFAKKFGIDATYTDVDRLLAEVECDAVTIVVPDAYHHPLTLKAIEAGKHVLCEKPLALNAKDALEMSEAAKAAGVINMVNFSYRNSSAIQMASKLARSGELGTIRHVHAYYLQSWLAQDEWNFWETSPQWLWRLSTKAGSMGVLGDIGVHILDFAGMPVGDYRSVNCKLKTFDKGDGNKMGGYELDANDSAIITAEFANGALGTIHTTRWAQPHLNSLKLNVYGDKASIEIDLDESYSTLKISRILGRKAMPWETLDCGTTPTNFERFIAAVESGVQDQADFARGADIQRVLDACFESDQKDKTVSL
- a CDS encoding NAD(P)-dependent oxidoreductase produces the protein MKDKKIGFVGLGRMGGNMARCLKDKGYQVSALFDINQDLAQELATEIGATAYGSLAAVTANADIILTVVTNDAAMDAIFFGDDNLFTNASGKLFINCATLTPAVHVKLEEAAAKLGAQTLEGCMASSIPQARNGELYLMIGGQKPVFEAAKPLLDDLSKALTYVGASGKASEVKALVNMVMNINTAALAEGLGLGAALGLDLEMLCKVFSQTGANSRVLETDAEDMLNRDHDCFFSAAHAAKDSGIALELGKAKGVTMPLAQATLAQYNKLCELGLGELDKSGIAELTFPGRKGSE
- a CDS encoding sugar phosphate isomerase/epimerase family protein; the protein is MSLNNEYDIRIGTLAGKGPQTADYIKAILPHGFESFQINFWQNLGETDLLKLADQTRQVLEGSDAIVSSLGIFGNPLGDSEDDEKTREGWRECIDKAHLYGTDLVCGFAGRVRDVPVPESIERYVEVFGELSKRAADKGVRIAFENCPMGGNWERGDWNIAFNPAAWELMFDALPVDNIGLEWEPCHQMGQLIEPMPQLRKYVSKVFHVHGKDASNYAEVVREFGVDGPKPFSEHRHPGFGDSNWTDIISELRRGGYKGTIDIEGWHDPVYVGELELTGQVHALNYLKGCRGKYVPNPEGF
- a CDS encoding helix-turn-helix transcriptional regulator — its product is MHSDFADRNAFQRQLVTGYLERLLAGKHSFHLPPLQQLRTRHPGMHFHPTPEVFLQCSGSNVFTCPDSSFELKPQEACLIHTGLPHGEIGRSPAEAPFRNLVICFENTHLRFLESLCQDGGVPEVSYGDTYITSHAAQALTYLNRISDLTARSSPNAQLHIDGLLRAFFAIVLEILEEGDTYHRSYDIRVIRAQDIISSEISDPKLTIQSLADRLGCSADHFTRLFRQHTGDTPNQYLKRRRIQYATTLLQDPKLNLSEVAWSTGFSSLNYFSRAFNQVMNCSASAYRKRQNTQFAP